From the genome of Lysinibacter sp. HNR:
TCCGAGCTGCCGCTCACCAGGAAAAAGATGTCTGCAAGCGCAAAAATGCTAGACACGTCAAGAGCAACAAAGTTCTCTCCCTGTTTTTCGTTTGCCGCTAAAAACGCAACCGAAAGCGTGTCGAGCGATGCTTGAGTAGCACTCATTAATGTCCTGTCTTTGCTAATTGATGTTAAAAAGCCCCGTGGTGGTGCCATAAATAATGAGTCCTACTATTCCAAGAACAAGAGCGCCTGCAGTAAGGGCGAGGATCAGGGGAAGCTTGCCAGCTGACTTTGTTGCTGGCGTGACGAGGGCGTTGTTTGCAGCTTGCGCACTAATGGCCTGGGAGGCCGAAACCGGTCGGGTGTCGTCGGGAGCGGCGGAATCCTGCGCTTCTATATCACCAATAACACTGTCTAGGTTATCGATGGTGTCATGAAGACGGGCATGACCACCCGTTTCCCCCAAGGACTTTGGCAGCTCAATTGAACCCGTAATGTAAATCTCACCGGTTTCATTCAGCGCGCCTTTGAGCTCCGAGCCCTCGGGCATCAGGGGCAAAATGAGAGCACTATTCGACGTTGTTATCCCCTCGGAGGCAACGGCGCGATTAATAATGTCGTCGAAGTCGCCCGTCTCCTCGTCTACGGATTCAGAAGCTGCTTGGGCCTTAGCAGCGTTAAGAGGTAGTTGCTCAACCGTTACGGTTGACGGGTCAGCCTGAATCAGGGGTTCATCGGGCTCCGGGGCAATAGTGGGGAACTCAAAAGCAGAAGTAACAGGAGGAGACGCTTCAGCCTCCACCGTGTCCTTCGCTTTATCATCCGCATCCGCGGCCGCAGCAACACGAGCGTCTTCGGCTTTACGAGCTTCCTCAGCTTTACGAGCCTCCTCAGCTTTACGAGCCTCCTCAGCTTTACGAGCCTCCTCAGCCTTATGAGCGTCCTCAGCCTTATGAGCGTCCTCAGCCTTATCTTCCTCTTCGGACTCCGCCTGTATGGCGTCATCAGCATCACGGATACCCACCGTAATGATCTCGTCAAACGGCGAAGAGGGGTCCGCAACCAGCGGAGCCGCCGCTTGGGCATCGGTCTGCTCTGGCTGGGGAGGCGTGGTCAACTCGTCAACCGCGGGGCTGTCAACCGCAGTACTGGCAGATGACGCTTCCTTGGTCTGATTCCCCGCGGAAGCAGACTGCTGTTCAGCAAGCCACAATTGACGCAGTTCTCGGCGGCTCAGAGGGGTTCCATCGGGTGAAACCAGTGGAACGCTAGCGGTCTCGGGTGGTACCTGTTCAGCTTCTGGAACGGTCAGAGGAGTTGCCTCCTGGCGCGAGGAATCACTTTGTGTGGGGGGAGTTTGCTTTCCTCGTGACCTCTCCCTCAACTGACGTCGAGTAAGGGGCTGTTCTTCTTGTTGTTCACTCATTATTCTGTAACTCCGTATAAATGATGCTTAGAGATGTATTGCACCACACCGTCGGGCACCAAATACCACACAGGTAGCCCCTGTCTCGCTCTGCTTCTACAGTCTGTAGAGGAAATAGCCAGGGCGGGCACCTCTAATAAGCTTACGCCTCGCTCCGGCAATCCAGAAATAGAAAGATCGTGTCCTGGCCGAGAAACCGCCACAAAATGAGCAAGATCCCACAGCTGATCGACATCTTTCCAACTCAGGATCTGAGTAATAGCGTCAGCACCACTGATAAAGAAAAGGTCTGCATCGGGCCGGGCACAACGGATGTCTCGTAGAGTATCCACCGTGTAGGTGGGTCCGATTCGGTCGATATCCACCCGGCTCACCGTGAATCGTGGATTTGCAGCGGTGGCAATAACAGTCATGAGATAACGATGTTCCGCGCTGGTAACGTTATCTTTTTGCCAGGGTTGCCCCGTTGGCACAAAAATAACCTCTTCAAGGTTAAAGTACTGAGCCACCTCGCTCGCTGCAACAAGGTGTCCGTGATGGATTGGGTCAAAGGTGCCACCCATGATTCCAATGCGGGCACGCTTCTCCCGATTTTTACTCATAAGAAAGCTAGTGTGTACCCTCATGCTCGCGTTTATATGCCTCTGCCTTGTCCTGGTGACGGTTTGCTACGTCACGGTAGGTCCAGGTAACAATGCCTGCGGCGGCAAAGGCAACAAGAGCAATACCACCAAACATCCAGGTGGGCATACCCAGATCCGCAACCTCGTGCGCGACCTCAGCAACTTGCGTCAGCGACATAAAAGTCATAAATTTCACTCACATTCATTGATCTTGTCTAATTTAAACCACTAACCAGCATAACCAAACTACACCCTAATCTGGCCATTTCCACGAACAATCCACTTTGTTGTTGTCAATTCGGGGAGTCCCATCGGTCCGCGAGCATGAAGCTTCTGGGTAGAAATACCCACCTCAGCCCCAAACCCAAATTCTCCGCCATCCGTAAAACGCGTGGAAGCGTTCACCATAACAACGGCCGAATCGACCTCAGTGAGGAAACGATCAGCCCGATGGATATCCTCGGTGATAATGGCTTCGGTATGGTGCGTGGAGTACTTTTCAATGTGCGTCAGCGCACGGGTCATAGAGTCGACCACGCGGATGCTCACGATAAGGTCTATGTACTCGGTGGCCCAGTCTTCCTCGTCAGCTGGTACGACGCCCGGGACCAGGGCAGCCGTTTGAGCACACCCCCGAACCTCAACACCCTCGGCTTGGAGGGCCGCAATCATCGGAGGCAACACCCGTTCAGCCGCCCCCTCGTGAACTAAAATCGTTTCCACCGCGTTACACACACTGGGCCTTTGAACCTTAGCGTTCATCGCAATGGCGACAGACATATCCGTCCGAGCGGATGCGTCAATATAGAGGTGTACCACTCCGGCTCCCGTCTCCAACACGGGGACCCGAGACTCATCCACAACCGTGCGGATAAGCTGTGCACTCCCCCGCGGAATCAAAACATCTACCAGACCGCGTGACTTCATAAGCCGCGCAGCTCCGGAACGACCAAACTCATCAATGGTGTGAACCGCGTCACGAGGAAGACCGGCAGCACGTAAAGCCTGTTGGATAATATCCACTAGAACAACATTAGAATTTTCAGCGGCTGTTCCCCCGCGAAGAATCACGCAGTTGCCACTTTTGATGGCCAGAGCAGCGATATCGACCGTTACGTTGGGCCGAGCCTCATAGATAGCACCGATAACCCCAAAGGGCACCCGGGACTGCACCAATCGTATACCGTTAGGCAGGGTCCGTCCCCTCACAATAGACCCTACGGGATCTTCAAGCCCCACAATGTGCCGCACGGCCGCGGCCAGCGCCTCAATTCTCTCTCGGGTGAGTGTTAACCGATCGAGAAGTCCGGTTGATATCTGCTGTTCCTGTCCCCGTAGCAGATCAAGCGCATTTGCGGCAATAATATCGTCAACCCGGGAAAGCAGTCCCTGAGCAATCGTCTCAAGTGCAGCATCTTTGATTGCGGAGTGGGCGGTGGTGAGGGTGTGACTCGCGTTCTTAACCAGCTGCAGCTTCTCATCAAACGCGCGTTCTTGTTCAGTCGAAAGAGCCATATCCCCTAGTGTAGCCAGAGTTTACGCACTAACAAGAGGTTCAAACCAGGTACCAACGTTTTTACCGGTGAGCGCCTGAGACACCTGAGCGGTGGAGGTGAGAAGAACCGCGGTTCCACAGTCTGCGGCGTAGCGCGCGGCAGCAACCTTGGTAAGGGCACCCCCCGTCCCCAACCCCGTTCCAACGCTACCCACGGTGATCCCCTCAAGTCCGTCCCCATAGGGCACCACGCCAACGGGCCTGGCTCCCGCCTCTGTGGGCGGGCGGGTGTAGAGAGCGTCAACATCGGAGAGAAGAACCAGGCACTCGGCAGATACCAGTTCGGCCACCAGCGAGGCTAGCCGATCATTATCCCCAAAGCGGATCTCGTCTGTGGCCACGGTATCGTTCTCGTTAACGATGGGAAGAACGTGCAAGCCCATCAACCGCTCCATCGCTCGCTGGGCGTTCTGGCGCGATCTATCATTTTCCAGGTCCCCCGCAGTGAGAAGAACCTGCCCGGCCGTTATTCCATAACGGCTCAGGGCATCCTGATACCGAACGATGAGGGCGTTTTGCCCCACGGCTGCGGCAGCCTGCTGTGTGGCCAGATCGGTGGGACGCTCCCCAAGACTCAGCAGGGGAATCCCGGTGGCGATTGCACCACTCGACACCAGAATTACCTCGGTTCCTCGCCGATGGGCTGAAGCAAGAGCGTCTGCCAACAGACTAATCTGCGAGGTGTTCTCTCCGCTAATGGATGATGACCCCACTTTAACCACAATACGGCGAGCAGCGGGGATATCTGCACGACTACTCAGCCGAACCGCCACTGTCCTCATCCTTCCATAGCCCTGCTTCACGCTCACGCTCCAACTCGGCACGAGCAGCGGCCTTTGCATCCATACGATCAAGATAACTTTCACGACGAGCCTTGTGTGTGGGCCGCTGATTATCATCAAGGCGGGAGTCCGCACCGCGGGGAGAGGTGATGAGTTCCGCGGTGGAGGTGAGTGCAGGGTCCCAATCAAAGATAACTCCCTCCCCCGGTCCAATCACAACGGTTGAGCCCGCAACGGCCCCGGCTTTAAACAGCGCGTCCTCAACGCCTACCTTGTTTAGCCGATCAGCAAGATAACCCACTGCTTCGTCGTTAGCAAAATCTGTTTGTTCAACCCAGCGTTCAACTTTCTTACCCAACACACGATAAAACGTCCCGTAGGAGCCACCCTCGACTCGAACAGTAAAGGGAGTCTTATCAACCGGTGCCGGACGAAGGACGATACGCGTAGCCACCGGTTCCTCCGCTTCTCGGAGACGATCTTTTTCAACAATCTCGGCCAGAGCGTAAGTGAGTTCTTTCAGCCCGTCACGTGCAACAGCAGAAATAGTAAACACCCGATATCCGCGAGCCTCAAGCTCTGGTGTGACGAACTCAGCAAGTTCCCGCGCTTCGGGAACATCTACTTTATTCAGCGCAATAAGCTGGGGGCGCTCATCAAGAGGAACTTGCCCTTCCCCAACAGGATACGACCGCAGCTCGGCCAAAATGACCTCAAGGTCACTAATAGGGTCTCTTCCGGGCTCAAGCGTTGCGCAATCGAGAACGTGCAGCAGAGCGGTGCAGCGCTCAACGTGACGCAGAAAATCTAGGCCGAGTCCCTTACCCTCGCTCGCGCCCTCAATCAGTCCGGGAACATCAGCAACGGTAAAACGAGTACTACCCGCCTGCACCACACCAAGATTGGGCTGAAGGGTAGTGAAGGGGTAATCGGCAATTTTGGGACGTGCAGCAGAGATCGCCGCGATAAGGCTTGATTTTCCAGCAGACGGAAAGCCCACCAGGGCAATATCCGCCATCGTTTTGAGCTCTAGGTAGATGTCTAACTGATCTCCGTGGGTTCCGTTCAGTGCAAACCCGGGAGCTTTACGCTTTTGGGTCGCTAATGCGGCATTGCCCAGGCCACCGAGTCCACCCTCGGCCACAACAAATCGCATCCCCGGCTCAGAAAGATCAATGAGCTCATTTTCTGCCGCATCGGTCACAACCGTGCCAACGGGAACGGCAAGTTCTAAGTCGACACCGTTAGCACCGTGGCGATTATCACCCATACCAAACCCACCGTTCTCGGCAGATTGATGCGGATAGCGGTGATACTGCAAGAGCGTTGTAACCTGGGGATCAGACACCAGAATGATGCTTGCACCATGCCCGCCGTTACCCCCGTCGGGCCCTGCAAGCGGTTTAAATTTTTCACGGCGGACAGAGACGCAACCATTGCCACCGTCTCCCGCGTTCAGATGCAAAACAACGCGATCGACAAACGTAGCCATGTTTACCCCTTTTTCTCAACCTTCACAAAAGTCCCACAAACGGGAAAGGCGAGCCGAAGCTCGCCCACCCTCACATCGAAATTAGCTTATTCAGCCGCAACGACAATATTAACAACCTTACGACCGCCCTTGTTGCCAAATTGCACCAGGCCAGCCTCGAGAGCAAAGAGGGTGTCGTCCCCGCCGCGTCCAACGTTCACACCGGGGTGAAAACGGGTACCACGCTGGCGAACAAGAATTTCACCGGCTCCTACAGCCTGACCGGCAAAACGCTTGACTCCAAGACGCTGAGCGTTTGAGTCACGACCGTTGCGAGTGGAACTCGCTCCTTTTTTATGTGCCATGAGTTATTTCTCCTCCAACTAGTTGGGTAGGTAGACCTTGCGGGCTACTTAATGCCCGTAATCTTGATGCGGGTAAGTTCCTGACGGTGACCCTGACGCTTTTTATATCCCGTCTTGTTCTTGTATTTCTGGATAGAAATCTTGGGTCCACGAAGATCCTCAAGAATCTCAGCTACAACCTTTACCTTTGCAAGCGCTGCCGCATCAGTTGTGAGCTTATCACCGTCCACAAGGAGAACCGCGGGAAGTTGAACCTTGCCTTTTTCGTCGCCCTTAACCCGGTTAACGGTGAGGACAGTTCCAACCTCAACACGTTCCTGTCGACCACCGGCGCGCACTACTGCATAAACCACTTATATACCTTTTCCTGTGACGCTCCCTGCTGGAGAGCCACTGCTTACTTGAGTGCGATTCACTCAAAATTTATAAAGAACATCTTCTCGCTCGAGGTGGGTTAAAACCACGGGACAAGATCACTCGTTGGAGAGCGCAAAAACGCTACACCAACGATCAATTTTATCCGTTTGACCTAGCTTGGTCAAATTTATCCCACCGCTGCTGCAAAAACTCGAACCCTACTGCTCGTCGCTCTCTGAATCTGCGCTCCTTTGCTCGGAGTCGGCACCACCCTTGATCGGAGAGGTTGTCACTCGCCTGCTTCGAGAACGGCTGCGTCCGGGAGCGGGAGGCTCCGGTAGCGCATCAAGAACAGAGCCTAAGATCTGCTCTGCATCACTCACGCTCACACGAGCCGGACGTTCGGTCTTGGAGACAATAGGAATTCCCAGGACGGGCACCTCAATCGGTTCTTGCGACCCGTGTTCTTCATCCTCTGTGGAACTGCCGGTGATGATCGGAAGGTTCAATCCTCCCGAGCCCGCAGAGGCGCTGGCCCGACGGGGTTTACGAGCAGGAGGAGCCGATGATTTTTGTGCGGCCTGAGACGGTTCTGGGCGTTGCGCTCGGATAAGAGACAGATCTAATCCCAGCGAAGACTCAAGTGCCTCGGTTGTAGAAATATCGGACACGTCTACATTCAGGTTACGCTTACGACCCCGCGGCAGTTCTAGTTTTTCGGCGACAAAGCTTTCTTCGGTCTCGTCATAATCAGGGTCGGTAGAGTCGTCGTCCTTGGCACCGCTGATAGTACTGGCGGCAATCTGCGCGAGGGCGTTCTTTGCGTCATCCGTAATCGCGTGGGCCTGGGCGGAGGGAGCCTGAACCGCAGGGGCCGAGTGTGATGAGGACCCCTTACCATTACGACGACGAGACTCGTTCTGGGAAGAACGATGTTTTTCTATCGGCTCACCGTGCACCACAACACCGCGGCCAGCACACGCCTCGCAGGATTCGCTGTACGACTCCAGGAGTCCAAGACCGAGCTTTTTACGCGTCATCTGCACAAGTCCGAGAGAGGTGACTTCAGCAACCTGATGCTTAGTACGGTCACGACTCAAACACTCAACCAGTCGTCGAAGAACCAACTCGCGATTAGATTCAAGCACCATGTCAATAAAGTCAATGACAATGATTCCACCTATATCGCGCAGACGAAGCTGACGCACAATTTCTTCTGCGGCTTCAAGGTTGTTCTTGGTGACGGTTTCTTCAAGGTTTCCACCCGACCCCACGAATTTTCCGGTGTTCACATCGATAACGGTCATCGCTTCGGTGCGATCGATGATGAGAGAGCCACCCGAGGGCAGCCACACCTTGCGATCGAGCGCCTTTGAGATCTGTTCGCTAATGCGATACTCGTTGAAAAGATCACGATCGCCCTCGTAGGCTTCGACCCGGTCTACCAGGTCAGGGGCAACCTGTTTCAGATAGCTGGTAATGGTTTTTTGTGCGTCCTCGCCGGAGATCACCATCTTTGTAAAGTCTTCGTTAAAGACATCACGAACGATCTTGATAAGCATGTCGGGTTCACTGTGCAACAGCTGGGGGGCCTGACTCTTTCCAGCCTGCGCACTACTGATAGCTGCCCACTGCTCGGTAAGCCTAGTGACGTCAAGGGTGAGCTGCTCCTCGCTGGCTCCCTCAGCAGCGGTACGAACAATCACACCGGCGTTATCGGGCAAAACTTCTTTAAGAATCTTTTTGAGACGCGCCCGCTCGGTATCCGGTAGTTTGCGTGAGATACCGTTCATGGATCCGTTGGGGACGTAGACCAGATAACGACCCGGCAATGAAATCTGGCTGGTCAGACGGGCACCCTTGTGACCGATTGGGTCTTTAGTAACCTGCACCAATACCTGATCGCCAGCCTTAAGCGCATTTTCAATTTTGCGAGGCTGACTTCCCGTCTCGATTCCGTCCCAATCGACTTCACCCGAGTAAAGAACCGCGTTGCGTCCGCGTCCAATGTCGACAAACGCAGCCTCCATGCTTGGCAAAACGTTCTGTACACGGCCGAGATAAACGTTTCCAATGAGTGATCCCTCTTGCGAACGTGCAACGTAGTGCTCGGCCAGCACCCCGTCTTCTAAAACACCGATCTGAGTGCGATTGTTTTTAGAACGGACAACCATCACCCGATCCACCGATTCGCGGCGGGCAAGAAACTCAGATTCTGTAATCACACTACGACGACGGCCAACCTCACGGCCATCACGTCTGCGTTGTTTTTTTGCCTCGAGCCGGGTTGACCCTTTAACCTTCTGCGGCTCAGTAATCAAGGCAACTTTTTCACGGGGCTTTCGGACCTTAATAACGGTGTTCTGTGGATCATCTGCGGAGGGACTCGCGTCTTCGTCGGCCCGGCGACGGGTGCGACGGCGCACAGTAGACTCTTCTCTCTCGGAGTCAGAGCCGGAGCGATGCTCATCACCCCGACGACGACGAGAACGAAGTTCAACCGGAGGAACGTCGGGGGCTAAGAAGGTAAGCACCCGCGTAGCGAGAAATCGTTCTGCGGGGGTGAGTTCCACGGGTGCGGGGGGCGTTGAAGCCGCAACGATCTGCGTCTCCGGCGTTTTTGATTCCGACGCGGCAGATCCTGCGCTGAGAGAACCCTGAGATTCAGAACCTTGTACGGAGGTGTCCCCCTCTATCTGGCTTGATTCTGGACTCTCAGTTTTTTCGGAGGTTGTATTCACTAGCAATCCAAGCGAAATGTCATCCCCCGAGCCGCTAAAAACTGAATCAATGGCCGGGGTACCGCCTGCCGTATTATTGAGATGCTTATTATCTATATCTTTTTCCACCATTTTTACGGTGCACTCCTCCGCCAAACCCCAATATATTCGGGGCTTCAGCCACTTAACGTGGGATGCTAATTCAGCACGCCACTAACTCTTGTGTAGCACGATCAGATAATTTTCTGCATCGCGCCCAGACCCTCATGGTCTATATGAAATGGACAGATTTTCCTGTCGCAAAGCTTTTAAACAACGCCTAAGCCGCTTAGTAGCTATAAGCCATTACATCCATTATGCCACGAAATGAGATATCAAGCTCGCGTTTTCGAGAGGGATACACGGTATAGAATTATTTATATGATCAGAACCCGGCGTTCCCTTGGCTTTGCGCTGCTCACAATAGTTGCCGGAGTCGTTGGATGGTTTGCGTCTTTTGAACTCCTAAACGAGCGCATAAAGACCCTTATTGACCCCACCTATACCCCAATGTGTGACTTCAGCGTCCTCGTGTCCTGCGGGCCAAATATGGCTTCGGCTCAGGGATCCACATTTGGGTTTCCAAACCCAATTCTCGGGGTCACCATGTTTGTCGCCCCCCTTGTCGTTGGAGTTTCGATCCTTGCGGGAGCACAGTTTGCTCACTGGTTCTGGAGATTGTATCTCCTTGGGGTCACTTTTGCCATCAGCTTTGTTATCTGGCTCATCAGCACCAGCGTTTACGTTCTGGGAACGCTCTGCCCCTGGTGCATGGTGGTGTGGGTCGTGACCATTCCCCTCTTCTGGTACACCCTGCTCTACACGGCCAAAGAGGGCCACCTCTGGCTACCTGAAGGCGCGCGTAAGAAAGCAGAAACACTCTACTCATGGAGTTGGGTTCTTGTACTGGCCAGCTACCTGACAGTTGCAGTAATCGCGCAGGTCACCCTTGACTGGGTTACAGAACTGATCCGCGCTTTCTAAGCCAGGACACGCTTCGGGCTGGTGCGGCTTCCTGCGGCAACGCACCAGCCCTTTTTAGTTTTATTCGTAGAGACTAGGAAAACCACAGGGTAAGTTCTCGAGCAGCGCTCTCGGGAGAGTCGGAACCGTGAACCAGGTTCTGCTGAACCCTGGCTCCCCAATCACGCCCCAGGTCGCCACGGATTGTTCCCGGTGCCGCTGTTGTTGGGTCAGTGGTGCCAGCAAGGACACGAAACCCTTCGATGACACGGTTTCCAGCCACACGAAGAGCCACCGTTGGACCGCTTTCCATAAATTCGATCAGGGGCTCGAAAAAAGGTTTTCCTTCGTGCTCAGCGTAGTGCTGACTAAGCAGCTCACGGTCAGCCTGAACCATACGAATGTCTACAAGCGAGTACCCTTTTGCCTCAATTCGGCGCAAGATTTCGCCCGTGAGGTTGCGGGCCACCCCGTCGGGCTTGACCAGTACGAGCGTTTCTTCAACCAGCATCCATTCTCTCCTTTAGTTGTTTGTGTATCTTCATGAGCGATGTGTCAAAATAGTGCCCCTAGATGAGGCGGTTTCTTTCATCAAGCTTATTTCCCATATAGATGCAATAGATCCACAGAGCGGCAAACATTCCGCCCACGATAAACATCACCGGGACAAGGAACCCAGAAAGCAGGAGAGCAACCTGCACAAACCAACCGAGCCAGTACCCCACCGGATAACGCAAAAGAGCGATGGCCGCTATCGCGATCAGGCACAGCACTCCTCCCCCGTACAGGCCAAGCTCTCGAGGCTCTACCGCGGAGAGACCAAAAACTGTGAGTCCTCCGAGAAAAATAATGAGCAACTGAAACCCCAGGGCAATCGATGCCAAGCTTCGTTTAACCGAGCGCGCTGCGGGTGAGGAAGGTGCCGTCTCCCCTTGGGTCTCAGAGTTACCTCCTGAAGGATATTCCGGTTGTGTCATAGTAACGACCATCCACCCTCACGTGCGAAGGTCATAACCTCACCGATCAGCACA
Proteins encoded in this window:
- the nadD gene encoding nicotinate-nucleotide adenylyltransferase, translating into MSKNREKRARIGIMGGTFDPIHHGHLVAASEVAQYFNLEEVIFVPTGQPWQKDNVTSAEHRYLMTVIATAANPRFTVSRVDIDRIGPTYTVDTLRDIRCARPDADLFFISGADAITQILSWKDVDQLWDLAHFVAVSRPGHDLSISGLPERGVSLLEVPALAISSTDCRSRARQGLPVWYLVPDGVVQYISKHHLYGVTE
- a CDS encoding glutamate-5-semialdehyde dehydrogenase produces the protein MALSTEQERAFDEKLQLVKNASHTLTTAHSAIKDAALETIAQGLLSRVDDIIAANALDLLRGQEQQISTGLLDRLTLTRERIEALAAAVRHIVGLEDPVGSIVRGRTLPNGIRLVQSRVPFGVIGAIYEARPNVTVDIAALAIKSGNCVILRGGTAAENSNVVLVDIIQQALRAAGLPRDAVHTIDEFGRSGAARLMKSRGLVDVLIPRGSAQLIRTVVDESRVPVLETGAGVVHLYIDASARTDMSVAIAMNAKVQRPSVCNAVETILVHEGAAERVLPPMIAALQAEGVEVRGCAQTAALVPGVVPADEEDWATEYIDLIVSIRVVDSMTRALTHIEKYSTHHTEAIITEDIHRADRFLTEVDSAVVMVNASTRFTDGGEFGFGAEVGISTQKLHARGPMGLPELTTTKWIVRGNGQIRV
- the proB gene encoding glutamate 5-kinase gives rise to the protein MAVRLSSRADIPAARRIVVKVGSSSISGENTSQISLLADALASAHRRGTEVILVSSGAIATGIPLLSLGERPTDLATQQAAAAVGQNALIVRYQDALSRYGITAGQVLLTAGDLENDRSRQNAQRAMERLMGLHVLPIVNENDTVATDEIRFGDNDRLASLVAELVSAECLVLLSDVDALYTRPPTEAGARPVGVVPYGDGLEGITVGSVGTGLGTGGALTKVAAARYAADCGTAVLLTSTAQVSQALTGKNVGTWFEPLVSA
- the obgE gene encoding GTPase ObgE; this encodes MATFVDRVVLHLNAGDGGNGCVSVRREKFKPLAGPDGGNGGHGASIILVSDPQVTTLLQYHRYPHQSAENGGFGMGDNRHGANGVDLELAVPVGTVVTDAAENELIDLSEPGMRFVVAEGGLGGLGNAALATQKRKAPGFALNGTHGDQLDIYLELKTMADIALVGFPSAGKSSLIAAISAARPKIADYPFTTLQPNLGVVQAGSTRFTVADVPGLIEGASEGKGLGLDFLRHVERCTALLHVLDCATLEPGRDPISDLEVILAELRSYPVGEGQVPLDERPQLIALNKVDVPEARELAEFVTPELEARGYRVFTISAVARDGLKELTYALAEIVEKDRLREAEEPVATRIVLRPAPVDKTPFTVRVEGGSYGTFYRVLGKKVERWVEQTDFANDEAVGYLADRLNKVGVEDALFKAGAVAGSTVVIGPGEGVIFDWDPALTSTAELITSPRGADSRLDDNQRPTHKARRESYLDRMDAKAAARAELEREREAGLWKDEDSGGSAE
- the rpmA gene encoding 50S ribosomal protein L27, producing MAHKKGASSTRNGRDSNAQRLGVKRFAGQAVGAGEILVRQRGTRFHPGVNVGRGGDDTLFALEAGLVQFGNKGGRKVVNIVVAAE
- the rplU gene encoding 50S ribosomal protein L21 yields the protein MVYAVVRAGGRQERVEVGTVLTVNRVKGDEKGKVQLPAVLLVDGDKLTTDAAALAKVKVVAEILEDLRGPKISIQKYKNKTGYKKRQGHRQELTRIKITGIK
- a CDS encoding Rne/Rng family ribonuclease, with translation MVEKDIDNKHLNNTAGGTPAIDSVFSGSGDDISLGLLVNTTSEKTESPESSQIEGDTSVQGSESQGSLSAGSAASESKTPETQIVAASTPPAPVELTPAERFLATRVLTFLAPDVPPVELRSRRRRGDEHRSGSDSEREESTVRRRTRRRADEDASPSADDPQNTVIKVRKPREKVALITEPQKVKGSTRLEAKKQRRRDGREVGRRRSVITESEFLARRESVDRVMVVRSKNNRTQIGVLEDGVLAEHYVARSQEGSLIGNVYLGRVQNVLPSMEAAFVDIGRGRNAVLYSGEVDWDGIETGSQPRKIENALKAGDQVLVQVTKDPIGHKGARLTSQISLPGRYLVYVPNGSMNGISRKLPDTERARLKKILKEVLPDNAGVIVRTAAEGASEEQLTLDVTRLTEQWAAISSAQAGKSQAPQLLHSEPDMLIKIVRDVFNEDFTKMVISGEDAQKTITSYLKQVAPDLVDRVEAYEGDRDLFNEYRISEQISKALDRKVWLPSGGSLIIDRTEAMTVIDVNTGKFVGSGGNLEETVTKNNLEAAEEIVRQLRLRDIGGIIVIDFIDMVLESNRELVLRRLVECLSRDRTKHQVAEVTSLGLVQMTRKKLGLGLLESYSESCEACAGRGVVVHGEPIEKHRSSQNESRRRNGKGSSSHSAPAVQAPSAQAHAITDDAKNALAQIAASTISGAKDDDSTDPDYDETEESFVAEKLELPRGRKRNLNVDVSDISTTEALESSLGLDLSLIRAQRPEPSQAAQKSSAPPARKPRRASASAGSGGLNLPIITGSSTEDEEHGSQEPIEVPVLGIPIVSKTERPARVSVSDAEQILGSVLDALPEPPAPGRSRSRSRRVTTSPIKGGADSEQRSADSESDEQ
- a CDS encoding vitamin K epoxide reductase family protein; this encodes MIRTRRSLGFALLTIVAGVVGWFASFELLNERIKTLIDPTYTPMCDFSVLVSCGPNMASAQGSTFGFPNPILGVTMFVAPLVVGVSILAGAQFAHWFWRLYLLGVTFAISFVIWLISTSVYVLGTLCPWCMVVWVVTIPLFWYTLLYTAKEGHLWLPEGARKKAETLYSWSWVLVLASYLTVAVIAQVTLDWVTELIRAF
- the ndk gene encoding nucleoside-diphosphate kinase, encoding MLVEETLVLVKPDGVARNLTGEILRRIEAKGYSLVDIRMVQADRELLSQHYAEHEGKPFFEPLIEFMESGPTVALRVAGNRVIEGFRVLAGTTDPTTAAPGTIRGDLGRDWGARVQQNLVHGSDSPESAARELTLWFS
- a CDS encoding DUF4233 domain-containing protein, with the translated sequence MTQPEYPSGGNSETQGETAPSSPAARSVKRSLASIALGFQLLIIFLGGLTVFGLSAVEPRELGLYGGGVLCLIAIAAIALLRYPVGYWLGWFVQVALLLSGFLVPVMFIVGGMFAALWIYCIYMGNKLDERNRLI